GCGTCCGGCAAGTCGCTTTGGGCCGAGGAATTGGTGAAATCTTACGCGCGGCCAATGACTTATCTGGCAACCGGACAGATCTTTGACGCCGAAGTCGCCGCAAAGGTCGAGGTTCACAAGAACCGGCGTGATGACCACTGGACAACGGTGGAGGAACCGCTTGACCTGACCGTCCCGCTGATAAATGCGCGGCCCGATCAGGTGATCCTGATTGATTGCGCCACCATGTGGCTGACCAACCATCTGATGGCGCAAAGTGATATGGTACAGGCCCAGACCACGCTAATCACCGCCCTGCGTAACTGTCCTGCCCCTTGGGTCATTGTATCCAATGAGGTGGGCCATGGGATTGTCCCCGAAAACGGCTTGGCGCGGCAGTTTCGCGAGGCACAAGGGCGGCTGAATATTGCACTGGCCGCCGAGGCAGATTTGGCCGTGCAGGTCATCGCGGGGCTGCCACAGGTGCTGAAAGGGACCTTGCCATGACGGTCTGGCACTGGGTGCGCCATGGGCCGACCCATGAAAAAACCTTTGTCGGCTGGCGCGATGTTCCTGCGGATCTGTCCGACACCGCACAGATTGAGCGGCTGCAAAACCATCTGCCGGAGGAGGCACTGGTAATCTCCTCTGATCTGATCCGATGTATTGCGACGGCTGATGCGCTGCAACAATCACGCCCCCGCCTGCCCCACCACCGCGATCTGCGCGAAATGCACTTCGGCCTTTGGGACGGGATGCATTTCAACGAGGTTGCCGCCCGCGATCCCGATCTGTCACGCGCCTATTGGGAAAACCCAGGGGATGTTGCGGCACCGGAAGGTGAAAGCTGGAACCAGACCGCTGCACGGGTCAACGCCGTGGTTGATGCGATGAACGCCGCCCATCCCGACACGCATATCATCGCTGTGGCGCATTTTGGTGTGATCCTGACGCAGGTGCAGCGTGCCTTGGGTGTCACGGCCCATGCGGCGATGGCCCATAAGATCGACAACCTTTCAGTAACCACTCTGGCCCATCAGACGGATCACTGGCAGGTAGAGACCATCAATCACCTTGTGTGATTACCCCCCACACAATTTATAATTTGCCCGAAAGCAGATTGCGCATTACCGGTTAACCCCATGACATATGACCTTTATATCGGCGATCGCACTTTCTCCAGCTGGTCCTTGCGGGGCTGGCTGATGATGGAAAAATTCAACCTGCCTTACCGTGCACATCTGGTCGGGCTTTACAGTGGCACGATGGCCGCGGACCTTGCGGAACTGGCCCCGGCCAGATTGGTCCCTGCCATGCGCACCCCCGAAGGCACGGTTGTTGGTGAATCCCTTGCCATGGCCGAAACCCTTGCCGAGCGGCACCCCGATGCCGGCATGTGGCCCACTGATCCCGCCGCCCGCGCCACCGCACGCTGGCTAGCCGCCGAAATGTGCGGCGGTTTTTCCGCGCTGCGCGGCACCTGCCCGATGCAATTGCAACATGTGATGCAGGGTTTCACCGTCACGCCGGAAGTTCAGGCCGACCTGGACCGCATCGAAACCCTGTGGGAACACGCCCGCACCTTGCGCACCAAGGACGGCCCATGGCTGTTTGGTGATTATTCTTTGGCGGATGCCTTTTATGCCCCCGTGGTGGCCCGCATCACCGGTTATGATCTGCCCGTGTCCGAAAATGCCAAAGCCTATTGCGCAACAACCCTGCAGGATCCCGCCTTCAAGGCATGGCGGGCAGAAGGGTTAAAGGTAACCTATGACCCCTTCCCCTACGACATGGGTGTGCCAACGCGAGACTGGCCCGTCACCTAGACAGGGTGGAAATTAACCCTTCTTAAACAATCCCTGCCTACCCCTGAACAAGGTTAACACCTGATTGGGGCAGGCAGGAGAAGTTACATGGTATCACGCGCCTATACAGTCGCGTTTCAAGGGGTCGAGGCCCGGATGGTCGAGGTGCAATGCGCCGTCACCCCCGGCCTGCCGGCGTTTTCTGTCGTTGGACTGCCCGACAAGGCCGTATCCGAAGCCCGCGACCGGGTGCGCACAGCCCTGAGTTCGATGGCGATTGCCCTGCCCTCCAAACGGATCACCATCAACCTCAGCCCCGCAAACCTGCTCAAGGAAGGCAGCCATTTCGACCTGCCCATCGCCTTTGCCCTGCTTGCCGCATTGGGCATTCTGCCCGATGACGTGACCCAATCTGTGGTTGCCTTGGGCGAGTTATCGCTGGATGGCACGTTGATCCCGGTTGTCGGGGCGCTGCCCGCCGCCATGACCGCCGCCGAACAGGGCCGCAGCCTGCTGTGCCCATATGGATCCGGGGCAGAGGCGGCATGGGTCGGCGACGCCGAAGTCATCGCCGCACGCACACTTGGCGATGTAGTGCGCCATTACACCGGCCAGAGCCCACTGCCCCCCGCCACACCGGGTGAGGTTACCCTTGGCCCGTCACATCGCGACCTGCGCGAGGTCAAAGGACAGGAACGCGCTAAACGCGCCTTGGAAATCGCCGCCGCCGGCCGTCACCACCTGATGTTTGTCGGCGCACCCGGATCGGGCAAAAGCATGTTGGCCGCCCGCCTGCCCAGCATCCTGCCCCCGCTCAGTGCGGCGGAGGCTTTGGAAACCTCAATGATCCATTCCCTTGCCGGGCTGCTGGATGAAGGCGGCATTTCACGGGCCCGCCCGTTTCGCGAACCGCATCACACCGCCTCGATGGCTGCGATCATCGGCGGCGGACGACAGGCGAAACCGGGTGAGGTCAGCCTTGCCCATAACGGCGTGTTGTTCATGGATGAATTCCCCGAATTTCCCCGCACAGTGCTGGAAACCTTGCGCCAGCCAATTGAGACCGGCGAAGTAATGATCGCCCGCGCCAACGCTCATGTGAAATACCCCTGTAAATTCATGCTGGTTGCTGCGGCAAATCCCTGTAAATGCGGTTACCTGTCTGACCCTGCCCGCGCCTGCGCCCGTGTCCCGCATTGCGGCGAGGATTATCTGGGCCGGATCTCTGGCCCGCTGATGGACCGCTTTGATCTGCGCGTGGATGTGCCCCCGGTGGCCTTTAGCGACCTTGATTTACCGGCGAACGGCGAGACTTCCGCTGAAGTCGCTGCCCGTGTTGCACAGGCCCGCAAGATCCAGCATGCACGGTTCGACGGGCTGCCCGGATTAAACGTCAATGCAGACGCGCAGGGCGATCTGTTGGAGGAAATAGCAACACCCGATCCCGAGGCACGGGCCTTGCTGACCAAAGTTGCAGAGCGGTTTCAACTCTCCGCCCGGGGCTATCACCGCGTCATCCGGGTAGCACGCACCATCGCCGATCTGGACGGATCCAAGGAGGTGCGCCGCCCTCATATCGCAGAAGCCGTCAGTTTTCGCCTGGCAGCACCTGTGTTTGCGTAATCCATTCCACCAGATCGTCCAATGTCTGACGCGCCTCGGGCAGGATATTGTGAAACAGCGGCCAGACATGCGGCAGATCACGCTGCACCTGCAAGGTCACCTCCACCCCATCATCCCGCAGCACCTGCGCCATTCGACGCCCGTCATCATAGAGGATTTCCGTAT
This DNA window, taken from Sulfitobacter pacificus, encodes the following:
- the cobU gene encoding bifunctional adenosylcobinamide kinase/adenosylcobinamide-phosphate guanylyltransferase — encoded protein: MQPNATFVLGGAASGKSLWAEELVKSYARPMTYLATGQIFDAEVAAKVEVHKNRRDDHWTTVEEPLDLTVPLINARPDQVILIDCATMWLTNHLMAQSDMVQAQTTLITALRNCPAPWVIVSNEVGHGIVPENGLARQFREAQGRLNIALAAEADLAVQVIAGLPQVLKGTLP
- a CDS encoding histidine phosphatase family protein, with translation MTVWHWVRHGPTHEKTFVGWRDVPADLSDTAQIERLQNHLPEEALVISSDLIRCIATADALQQSRPRLPHHRDLREMHFGLWDGMHFNEVAARDPDLSRAYWENPGDVAAPEGESWNQTAARVNAVVDAMNAAHPDTHIIAVAHFGVILTQVQRALGVTAHAAMAHKIDNLSVTTLAHQTDHWQVETINHLV
- a CDS encoding glutathione S-transferase, whose translation is MTYDLYIGDRTFSSWSLRGWLMMEKFNLPYRAHLVGLYSGTMAADLAELAPARLVPAMRTPEGTVVGESLAMAETLAERHPDAGMWPTDPAARATARWLAAEMCGGFSALRGTCPMQLQHVMQGFTVTPEVQADLDRIETLWEHARTLRTKDGPWLFGDYSLADAFYAPVVARITGYDLPVSENAKAYCATTLQDPAFKAWRAEGLKVTYDPFPYDMGVPTRDWPVT
- a CDS encoding YifB family Mg chelatase-like AAA ATPase; translated protein: MVSRAYTVAFQGVEARMVEVQCAVTPGLPAFSVVGLPDKAVSEARDRVRTALSSMAIALPSKRITINLSPANLLKEGSHFDLPIAFALLAALGILPDDVTQSVVALGELSLDGTLIPVVGALPAAMTAAEQGRSLLCPYGSGAEAAWVGDAEVIAARTLGDVVRHYTGQSPLPPATPGEVTLGPSHRDLREVKGQERAKRALEIAAAGRHHLMFVGAPGSGKSMLAARLPSILPPLSAAEALETSMIHSLAGLLDEGGISRARPFREPHHTASMAAIIGGGRQAKPGEVSLAHNGVLFMDEFPEFPRTVLETLRQPIETGEVMIARANAHVKYPCKFMLVAAANPCKCGYLSDPARACARVPHCGEDYLGRISGPLMDRFDLRVDVPPVAFSDLDLPANGETSAEVAARVAQARKIQHARFDGLPGLNVNADAQGDLLEEIATPDPEARALLTKVAERFQLSARGYHRVIRVARTIADLDGSKEVRRPHIAEAVSFRLAAPVFA